CAGTGGCTTAAACAAGCTAGAAATTCCTCTCTCATGTAAATATAGGCAGTCCCAGGCTGGATGGCAGTTCAGTCATCAGAGAccaaagcttttttatttttctgctctacCATCCTTAATATATAGGTTTCAACTCCTAGTTTAAGATGGCTGCTTCAGCTACAGTCTTTGTATCCGCAGTCCAGCCagcaggaaagaggagaagggaaaacaGCACTCTTGTTTTTTTAAGGATACTTCCTGGAAGTTGAATGTTCCTTACGATTCAACACAATTTGGTCACTTAGACACCTAGTCAAAGGAAGATTTGGAAATGTAGTCTTTATCCTGGGTGACAATGAATTTAGCTAAAAATTGAGGGTTCTATTTCTGAGAAGAtgggggtaaatgcatagtagaGGACTATTGGTGAGTGCTACATTTTGCCTTTCATTTAACTGTCTCAGGTTGCTGCGGTTCAAGACTTGAAAAAGTTGGTAAATTGGCCCTATTAATGTCAAAGTTAGACATTGAAATAATTTTGACCCTTAATGTGTTAGCTAgtatgatacattaaaaaaattaaaaatagaagctaATTTTAGAAGTGTGTTGACTTTATGAATTGATtccaagtttaaaaatatattagtaataTTGTATGTAACTTTCTCATAAAGGAgcaatacaaaatataaagtgGCATATTACACCAAAGGCCTggataacaaaaggaaaaataggcaAATTGAATGTTATCAAGATTAATAACGTTTGTgtatcaaaggacactatcaacaaAGTGAAGAGGCAATCCGTGGAATAGGAGAACTATCTGAGACAggattaatattcagaatatataaaaaatttctaCAActtatcaatttaaaaatgggcaaaggacctgaaaagacatttctctaaataaaagttacaaatggctaaaaagcacatgaaaagaccctCACTATCACAAATCATTaaggaagtgaaaataaaagcacCTTATATCCATTAGGATAGCTATTATatgtaaaaatcaaataataaaggttgatgaggatgtggagaaattggaacccttgtgcagtGCTGGTGGCAATGTAAAATGAAACATCTGTGTGGAAAATGGTAtggtgattcctcaaaaaattaaaaatggaactatCATGTGACCTAGCaattcacttctgggtatatacctaatGTGGGATATTTGTATACCCATGTTCAAAATGGCACTATTCTCAAGAGTCACAAGTTGGAAGGAATCCAAGTgatcatcagtggatgaatggataaatgaaatgtattatccacatacaatggaatattgcttagtagatcagttgtatctgactctttgctaccctttggactgtagcccgccaggctactctgtccatgggatttttttaggcaagaatactggagtaggttgctacaatttccttctccaggggatcttcctgacccagagatcaaacccgcacctcCTTATCtcatgcatttcaggcagattttctacCTGCTGAACCatcaaatattattcagccttaaaaagaatggaaattctgacatatgttACAtttggatgaatcttgaaaacattatgctaagtgaaatactcCTGttacaaaaagacaaatgttgCTGGATTCCGCTTATATGAAGTACCCAGAGGAGCgaaattcatggagacagaaagcagaatggttaTTGCCAGAGGTTGGAGAAGAGGGAGAtgtgaaattattatttaatgtttatggagtttcatcttcagttcagaagatgaaaaagttctaaagatggatggtggtgatggttgcataactatgtgaatgtacttaatgtgactgttcacttaaaaattagtaaaatgaaGTTTTATGTCATATAGATATTTACCAcactaaaaaattgttttaaaaatttttaaatgttttttatattCACATGCGTTTATATAATCAGGCTTGAAACTGACTTGAGTTTTTTCCAAAATTCTTAATCTTATTTTGAGATTCTATTAAAGTGTTTCAAAACATATACCGAGAGAATAATACACAAGGAACCCCCTAGTTCCCTTAAAGTAAGGCCCACTTTAACACTTCAATGTATagtaaaacatttttctgaataaTTAGGTCATTGCCCCATTTATGTACTCTCTCTACTACTGTGATTTGAAAGCCAGCTataaatttttcatcattttcaactttattttataGAGATAGGTGTCCCAAGCAAAGCCTTAGAAAGCCTGGTATATCGCAGACCCTGAAAAAAGCAGCAGCATTGTGTAGACCAGATACTCTTTCTGTAAAGAGccacagcaaatattttaggctttgtgggtgaCATTATGCCtgttgaatattctttttttccttttaaatatccctataaaaatgtaaaaacctttCTTAACTTGTGGGGGGTCAAACAAAAGAGGGCTGCTTCTAGATTTGGCCCAAGGGCTGTAATTTATTGACCCCAGATAGAACTTGGAAGCCCTTCTGCCGCCAACCCCCAGCAGAGTGGCAGATGTGGGCATTGAATCATGATTAGTGGATCTTTCAGATGGCAATGAAAGATGGCAAACAACTCTATCTGGGCCTAACTCAAATTGGATCGTTTTGAGTCTGATTATATAAATGCATGCATATAAAACGAGAGACAGAATAGCCTCAGTTCCAATTTAAGTATATACAGGAAACCCCCTTTTCTTGAGGAAACTTAAGTGATGTTTCCTCAAGAGAGAATAACTTGTAACCAGAAGAATCTAAATTACTCTTATCTCCtgcaaatgtaaattggtaaaacACTTTAGAAGAGAGTCTGTTAATATCTAGAAAGTTGAATATGGGCATATCAATTACCCAGCAACTCCAGTTAGGTTTTTTACCTAGaaaaattcttttcatttgtaCAAGAAGATGtatgtacaagaatgttcacagcatgCAGCATGTTTTCACAGTGGACTCTATCAACCTGTTTacggggttctcatggcaagaatattgaagtggtttgccattccattctccagtgaaGCATGTTTTGTCAGAGTCTGGACCACGTtgttatgagtttgagcaacctatgggagatagtggacagggaagcagcctgcagtccatggagtaacagagtcagacatgacttagcgactgaacagcaactttTAACCTGGTCAGATCCCGGCTCTGCCACTAAATAGGTATGTGACCTCAGTCAGCTACTTATTTCTGTGTGccccattttcctcatctgtaggagGGAAAAATTACTTGATCCTCACAAGGTTGTCATCCctattaaataatttatgtaaaatgaAGGCACATAGCAAATGTTATATGTCTTAGCTGTTTTTATAGTTCATTATAGCAGCATTGGTTATAacagcaaaaaatgaaaacaatccaaATCTCCATAAACAGAGTAAGCataaataaatttgtatattCACATTATGGAATACTCTAGAGTACAGGAGTGAAAAGAATGAATTAGAACTATTTATCAACAGGTATAAATCTTAGAaacaatgttaaaagaaaaaggcagGCACAAAATGACCTAGGTAGTATGCCCCCTAAATTATAAATTAGGAAATTAAACATATTCTGTAGAGATGTATACATAGGTAGCAAAActacaaagaaaagcaaggcaATGGGAAACAAAGTTCAGTATAGTAGACAGGGAGATAGGACTGGGAAGAATCTCCAGTGACATTTATAAAGTTCAAAGCTTATAAATTGAGTGGTAGGTTCCTGGGTGGTGGTCTTATTATGTTATAAATATGCAATAATAAATTCCAGTGAATTAAATATAAAGGTAGATTAAAAATTgcttcagccactatggaaagcagtatggaggctccttaaaaaaactaaaaatagagttaccatatgattcaggaaTCCCAATCCaggacatatatctggaaaaaacaaaagctctaatttgaaaagttacttgcatcccaatgttcatagcaacactgttcACAAAAGCTAAGGCAtgggaagcaacccaagtgtccatcaacagatgactggataaaaaagatgtggtatatatatataccatatactgctcagccataaaaagtaagaaataatgccataagcagcaacatagatggacctagagattatcatactaagtggagaAAGTCCAACAGaggaagataaatattatatgatatcacttatatgtggaatctgaaaaataagacaaatgaacttatttacaaaatagacatAAAAAACTGACTCATGGTTAGCAAAgcgagggataaattgggagtaaAAGATTAACAGGTGTTCACTACCTTATTAAAAAGAGGCACATGCAGAGATAAAAATTACGTGGTTAAGAGCTGAACTTACTGAAGGAAATAGTAAATATGTTCTAAAAGAACTCCATCAAAGAACTAAGTGGTTGAATGTAGTTTGCTCTAGAAAATACCTTTCTGATGAAAATGTATCAGTGTTGGTATGCTTCTGATTAAAATGTTTGTGTTCATCAATTCAAAGTCAGTGTGACCTGGGGGTCAAAATAGCTGGATTAAATAATCATTTACATAGTTAACAATACCTTAACAATACAATTAGCATTGAATTTATATAATGAGATTTACACATTCATAGGAAAAACATGAGTTCTGGGAGGGAGTCACGTGGGCAGCAGGTGTTGGAAAACCTAAATAGTAGGAAAATCATTAAAACGTAAAATAGCAAGAGAGTAATTCTTCTCTACACATAAGACAAATAGGGAAAATACCAGGAAATATGACTatgttataaaaaagaagaatgaattcaATATTGAAGTGATCATTTGGGAAGTATGAGTTACTTTCCCCAAGATTTAATGAAGCTGGAACATGGAGTTTAGGAGCGGACATATCGTTGGACAGCTTCAGTTCCGAAAGCCACTGCATACTTAGCCAGTTTCTCAGGCAGCAGCAAATACACTGCCTTCTGAATGTCTTCAGGGGTGAGGGTACAGCGTTTTCTGTAACACATTAGGTTGCAGGCTTCAGTGGAAATGCGCTCAAACATGTCGTTGATCATGGTGTTCATGATGTCCATGGTACGAGATGATATGCCCTTCTGGGGAACCACTTCTTTTAGGACCCTGTTTACGTAGAGTGAGTAATTCCTATGGCCAGATTCAATGCCAGAATGTGATTTCTTTTTGGAGATTGCTTTTTGGTGTCCTCTGCAGCACTTGTTCTTGATGGTGTTTCTGGCCATTGCAGATGTTGTTCTTATCAGTTACAAGTGGAGAGGAGAAGGGCCTACAGGTGGTGGGAGTGCTCATATTTATACTGTCATGTCACAGTCAGACTTCTGGGGCTCCTCTCTGATAGGAGGTTACTCTTCTTATGTCATAATCCCCTGGCAACAACACTAGTTTGTTGTTAAGGGGAAATCTTGCTTCTGGTTAACTTAAAACTCTCCTAAGAAGATAGTGTTGCAGAAGGATTGAGGAGGACTTTATAGCAGAAGAGTACtcatttttcatatttgattttttaGCAATTTGTGAACATAATATATGTTTTCAGAGTTGGCACACCTCATCAACTTGAGAGGTTGATTTCAggaaagtaagagaaaaaaatgccatAAACCTTTTATTAGGTGGAATCTCTGTTTATAGAagtatatataaattcattttataagcaaatgaataaactatttaaaatctCATAATgatcttataataaaaataaatatgtaaactaatctgcttttaaaaattgtgaaaatttagaaaatgaattctaatttattttttggacCACAACTCCTTAGGAGCAACTCAATACAActagagaataaaacaaaaccctcctattttattttattgtttaaatatgATATGTGAACTgtgttcattaattttttataatgGTATTAATGTAGTCCTTGAAAATTTCACAGATTTTATTACATGGTCTGCTTTTTACAATTATTGTAGTTCTTCGTTCATTATTAACCAAAAGTGTTTGTAGGGTCATTCTTGATCATGTGTCATGTTGATActcatgcttaaaaaaaaaagtctccatttGCTTTCTTAATCAAATTCATCCatggataaaataaaaaagaaatagaagtaacTATAAAAATCCCAACTCACAAGCATTTCAGTAACTCATGGTTGCCATAACTATTAATGCTGCCAAGAAATGTCTTTCACTGTGAGCTACTTCACAGATAAGGGAGTCTGGGTTATGTGTAATTTCTGGAATGCTATCTATAagccctttcctttttctcccactCAAGACAGTAAATCtgaaagaaggcaagaaaaaataatgttattataGAGACACCTTTGAACAAGCTCTAATTTTTGAAGCCAAGAGGAatcatttgtaaatatctatgcttTATTGCTAGTAACACACCTCAGACTGTTCCTCATCACTGATTATGGAGGCTGTAGCTTCCATGTGTGCTTTGGGGTGATGGATCTTAAGTCAGATCTTGCTAATACTGCATTCACATTACTCAAGATACAATTGCTTAGCTTAAGTATAGCACAGCtttatttgctgttgtttagaaGCAGCTGTCAGGTGAAAAACATTCATCCCCTATTCCTCATGAACCCATGTTGAAGACCTTTTACTAGTGTGACACTCctggccttctctcttccttgcTTACTCCTCCCTGGGACAGTCTTCCCTAGGAAGGGAGGTTGGGACACAATGGGCAGGCCTATTTTGGTCCCTTCTGGACTCTTGCTGGGATTTAACTCTGGGCAGCTCTGCTCCTGATGGGGCTGGATCACTTTTGCCAGCCGTTGGTAACCGGGTAGGTCATTCTACTTAACATGGAGGTGCTGCAGTAGGAAGCCCACAGTTGCCCTACACCTAATGGCTGTTCTTTGGTTTGTCAGTAATGAAGCTGACATTTGATTCCTGTATTTCTGATCCCTATGACTCTCTCAATTGGTTCTGTGCTGAGTGGGAAGAAGGAAGGGTGCAATATATTACAGTAGTTAAAAAAGACTTTAAAGCCAAAATGATAAGCTATATGCTAAAATACTGACTGATCAGAAAGTTCAGAAAATAAGGAATACTGATTCGGTAAAATTTCTGGATACTTTAGAGTTAACctgacttttcttttaaattttaatgaatcaTTCTAAAATATGTATGAATTCAACACTGATatgctgttttccttttccttctcccttcctcctcctccagacaGTCTGGAACAGAGATAGACACTTCTTAGAATAATGTCCTTTAGGAGATGCCTGCTATTATCAGTCTGGGCAGTGCAGCAAGTCTAATTATTTTGCATCTATGATAACCTGAGAATGGGCACTGTGAAGccctcttttctcttcccctttct
The sequence above is a segment of the Cervus elaphus chromosome 25, mCerEla1.1, whole genome shotgun sequence genome. Coding sequences within it:
- the LOC122683773 gene encoding histone H2B subacrosomal variant — encoded protein: MARNTIKNKCCRGHQKAISKKKSHSGIESGHRNYSLYVNRVLKEVVPQKGISSRTMDIMNTMINDMFERISTEACNLMCYRKRCTLTPEDIQKAVYLLLPEKLAKYAVAFGTEAVQRYVRS